The Planctomycetota bacterium genome segment ACGCCGGCCTCGACTTCGAAGTCAACGGCGACGGCCAGTACATCATCGACAGCCAGGCACGGGCCTTTCCCAGGGCAGAAATCCCGAAGGTGTCAGAAGGGCAGATCTACTTCCGCGTCGACTTCGCGGGCTGGAACCTCGACGACCATCCCGGCAAGTTCCGCAACACCCAGTTCGGCCTCTTCGCAGACGCCGACCCGGACACTCAGGGCATCGAACAGCTCGTCGAGGTTCAGCTCAACCAGGTGAGCCGCTTTCCTGCCGGCCTCCGGTTCCGCTATTCCGACGGCGACTCGAAGCTGACGGAGCTGCCCGGCTTGAGCGGCCGGACCGACGGGCTCAGTCAGGTCGAGACCGACATGCACAGCATCGTCATCGGCCTTGACATCGCCAGCGGCAGCTACGCGATTTACGTCGATGACTCCGACGGCAAGGGCTACGAGGTCGCCGCGACCGGTACCACCCCGCCGCTGCCCGTCGACTCGATCCGCCTCGCTGTCAACGGCGACTACGACTCCGGCGACGACTTCGTCAGCATCGACAGCATTCAGCTCAGCAACGACGCGGCCGATTTCGGCGTCGAGCCGGTGCAGTGATCGACGTCATCCTCGGCGGATTCGGAGGTCGTGTGATTCGAAGACTGCTCGTGCCGTTCCTCGGGTGCTTGGTCATGTCGACGGGTGCGATCGTCGCTGCGCCGGCTGACCCGCCGATCCGTCTGGGGCAAGTTGGCTTCCTGCCGGGCGAGACCAAGGTCGTTGTCGTCGACGCGGCCCAGGTTGGCGATGCCGAATCGGCCATCGTCTTCCAGCTGGTTCCTGGCGGCGATGGCGAACGCAAGGTCGCGACCGTTCCGTTTGGGGAGGCCGTCGAGTCACCGGACACCGGCGAGGTGATCCGGCACGTCGACCTCACCGATCTGAACGAGCCCGGCCGTTACGCGATGGTTGTCGGGGATCATCGCGTTGCGTTCGACATCGCCGCCGATGCCTACGACCGGCCGCTTCGCATGGCGATCCGTTCGTTCACGGGTCAACGACACGGCATCGCCGTCTCGTTGGCGCCGGACTTTCCGCAGTTCGCGCACGGCGGGACGACGTCCACGCCGCTCGTCATTCACGGGCTGGCCGACGAGTCTCGGACCATGCCGTCGGTCCGGGGCTGGCACGATGCCGGCGACTTCGGTCGATACGTCGTCAACAGCGGCATCACCACGGGCACGCTTCTCTGGACGTGGGAGCTCCATCGGCAGACGCTTGAGCCGATGCAGCTCGACCTGCCGCCGGGCGACGAGCACTTGCCCGACTACCTCCGCGAGATCAAGTGGAATCTCGACTGGATGCTCTCGATGCAGGAGGAGCACGGAGGAACCTGGCACAAGGCGACCAAAGCACGATTCGCCGGCAAGTGGATGCCCGACGATCCGCGTGAGGCGAGGGCGACCGTCTACGCGATCGGTCGAGAAGCCAAGCCCGGCGAGCCACGCACTGTCACGGCCGCCACAGCCAACCTTGCTGCGGTCGCAGCGATCGCAGCGCGCGTCTATCGCGAGTACGACCCGGCCTACGCCGATCGATGCCTCGATGCCGCACGTCGAGCGTTTGCTTGGTGCGTTGAGCACCCCGACGCGACGTTTCTCCAGAATCCAACCGGCATTCACACCGGTGAGTACAAGGACGCCGACCCGGCCGACGAAATGCTGTGGGCCGCCGCGGAGCTGTTCCGCACAACGGGCGAGGCGACGTATGGGCAGTACTTCAAACGGCATCACGAGCGCTACAACCTCGCCTCGGCCGGTGCACCGTACTGGGGCAACGTCAGCGTGTTGGCACTGCTCGCCTACGCCATGATCGACGACGGCAACGGGGACCCGGCATTGCTCGAAAGGCTTCGAAAGGACGCAGCGACTAACTCCCAACGGATCGTCGATCGCATCGAAGGCAATCCGTATCGGATGCCGCTTTCCTCCAACGAGTACTTCTGGGGCAGCAACGG includes the following:
- a CDS encoding glycoside hydrolase family 9 protein, with protein sequence MSTGAIVAAPADPPIRLGQVGFLPGETKVVVVDAAQVGDAESAIVFQLVPGGDGERKVATVPFGEAVESPDTGEVIRHVDLTDLNEPGRYAMVVGDHRVAFDIAADAYDRPLRMAIRSFTGQRHGIAVSLAPDFPQFAHGGTTSTPLVIHGLADESRTMPSVRGWHDAGDFGRYVVNSGITTGTLLWTWELHRQTLEPMQLDLPPGDEHLPDYLREIKWNLDWMLSMQEEHGGTWHKATKARFAGKWMPDDPREARATVYAIGREAKPGEPRTVTAATANLAAVAAIAARVYREYDPAYADRCLDAARRAFAWCVEHPDATFLQNPTGIHTGEYKDADPADEMLWAAAELFRTTGEATYGQYFKRHHERYNLASAGAPYWGNVSVLALLAYAMIDDGNGDPALLERLRKDAATNSQRIVDRIEGNPYRMPLSSNEYFWGSNGIVANYGLILAVADHLEPSPRYRQGVLDCLHYLLGRNTFAMSFMTGVGHRSVQNIHHRPSMADGVDAPWPGLLAGGPNAGGKTPPARQWVDDASNYRVNENAINWNAPLVLILTTAATIDEELAGS